Proteins from one Halopseudomonas pelagia genomic window:
- the nhaD gene encoding sodium:proton antiporter NhaD: MQMAVQWLLILMAIAAFLGVVLEELIHVNKAKVVLFFGALAWMVLFIAAPDEAFRSEVNEALTENITDIASLWLFLLATMTFVAYLNKKGLIENIIYSILPGQITERKLLFLTGLFCFVFSSIADNITATLVSVALVLSLKLELRKTLRFATLVVFAVNSGGVAMITGDVTTLMIFLADKVEITHLLLLALPAFMAVMLLAALLSVGLSGEVVIEKGTLQPVRGVDKVIGLVFLLTIVGTILGSLLYSIPPVLTFLTGLALMFLIARFFNEDIENDPILEYVRAIEFETLLFFLGVLLLVGMLQFIGVLQGLTALYDVVPVMLANFLMGMLSALIDNVPLTAALLKSDLQMGTAEWMGLTYAVGVGGSLLIIGSAAGIVAMSKLPGLTFMTYMRSFGLLFIAFTFGFLAVYGLGLLVS, from the coding sequence ATGCAAATGGCAGTTCAGTGGTTGCTGATTCTAATGGCGATAGCCGCGTTTCTGGGTGTAGTACTTGAAGAGCTGATTCACGTTAACAAGGCCAAGGTGGTACTGTTTTTTGGCGCTCTGGCGTGGATGGTGTTGTTTATTGCCGCCCCCGATGAGGCGTTCCGAAGTGAGGTAAACGAAGCGCTGACGGAAAACATTACCGATATCGCCAGCCTCTGGTTATTTCTGCTGGCGACCATGACCTTTGTTGCTTACCTGAACAAGAAAGGTCTGATTGAAAACATCATCTACAGCATTCTTCCTGGCCAGATCACTGAGCGAAAGCTCCTGTTCCTGACCGGCCTGTTCTGTTTCGTTTTCTCTTCGATCGCCGACAACATCACTGCAACGCTGGTCTCGGTGGCGCTGGTACTCAGCCTCAAGCTTGAACTGCGTAAAACCCTGAGGTTTGCCACGCTGGTCGTGTTTGCGGTGAACTCCGGTGGTGTCGCGATGATTACCGGTGACGTCACGACCCTGATGATCTTCCTCGCCGACAAGGTGGAAATTACCCACTTGTTGTTGCTGGCGCTGCCGGCCTTTATGGCGGTCATGCTGTTGGCAGCACTGCTTTCGGTGGGCCTGAGTGGCGAGGTGGTGATCGAGAAAGGCACTCTGCAGCCGGTGCGTGGTGTTGATAAGGTGATAGGTCTGGTTTTTCTACTGACCATTGTCGGCACCATTCTGGGCAGCTTGCTGTACTCGATTCCGCCTGTTCTGACGTTCCTTACCGGGCTGGCACTGATGTTTTTGATTGCACGGTTTTTCAATGAAGACATCGAGAACGATCCGATTCTGGAATACGTTCGCGCTATCGAGTTCGAGACATTGCTGTTCTTCCTGGGCGTGCTTCTGCTGGTCGGCATGTTGCAGTTCATCGGCGTGCTGCAAGGCCTGACAGCTCTGTATGACGTGGTCCCGGTAATGCTCGCCAACTTCCTGATGGGCATGTTGTCGGCGCTGATCGACAACGTTCCCCTGACGGCCGCCTTGCTGAAATCCGACCTGCAAATGGGCACCGCCGAGTGGATGGGTCTGACTTATGCTGTCGGAGTAGGGGGATCATTGCTTATAATTGGCTCCGCTGCGGGTATTGTTGCGATGAGCAAGCTGCCCGGGCTGACCTTCATGACCTATATGCGCAGCTTCGGCCTGCTGTTTATCGCCTTCACTTTTGGCTTTCTGGCAGTGTACGGGCTAGGGTTGCTGGTCAGCTGA
- the ribE gene encoding 6,7-dimethyl-8-ribityllumazine synthase: MSVIRTIEGDFMATQGRYALVVGRFNSFVVESLLSGAIDALKRHGVKDADITIIRTPGAFEIPLVVKKVAEMKQFDAIVTLGAVIRGGTPHFEYVAGECVKGIGSLSLEYGIPVAFGVLTVDSIEQAIERSGTKAGNKGAEAAMSAFEMVSLFKQLEAK; this comes from the coding sequence ATGTCAGTTATACGTACCATCGAAGGCGATTTCATGGCGACCCAAGGCCGCTACGCACTGGTTGTTGGACGCTTCAACAGCTTTGTGGTCGAAAGCCTGCTGTCCGGCGCCATTGATGCGCTGAAGCGCCATGGGGTGAAGGATGCCGATATCACCATCATCCGTACTCCAGGTGCGTTCGAGATCCCCCTGGTGGTGAAGAAAGTCGCCGAGATGAAGCAGTTCGACGCGATTGTTACGCTGGGCGCGGTCATTCGCGGTGGTACGCCGCATTTCGAATATGTCGCTGGCGAGTGCGTCAAAGGCATCGGCAGCCTGTCCCTGGAATACGGTATTCCGGTGGCGTTCGGCGTATTGACCGTCGATAGCATTGAGCAGGCCATTGAGCGCTCCGGCACCAAGGCTGGCAACAAGGGCGCAGAAGCGGCCATGTCCGCATTCGAGATGGTTAGCCTGTTCAAGCAGTTGGAGGCGAAGTGA
- a CDS encoding MFS transporter has protein sequence MFDARPHWKALQRNWRMQAGVTLVLPIALVWFIGEQPGAWPEGAIPLFVVGLATLFLSIWRFRHYKSALIAAEALGDQPQAESAWETLHKQQLLGLMNAKFPAWMGMLQFVCTNEIVPLVLLVLASMGVMLLYRPPSAWVK, from the coding sequence ATGTTTGATGCACGTCCTCATTGGAAGGCCTTGCAGCGCAACTGGCGGATGCAGGCGGGTGTAACCCTGGTATTGCCGATTGCACTGGTATGGTTTATTGGCGAGCAGCCGGGCGCCTGGCCTGAGGGGGCTATTCCACTGTTCGTCGTTGGGCTGGCGACGCTGTTTCTATCCATCTGGCGCTTCCGCCATTACAAATCCGCGTTGATCGCTGCTGAAGCGCTGGGCGACCAGCCACAGGCGGAATCGGCTTGGGAAACCCTGCACAAGCAACAGCTGTTGGGTTTGATGAACGCCAAGTTTCCCGCGTGGATGGGCATGCTGCAGTTTGTCTGCACCAACGAAATCGTCCCTCTGGTGTTGCTGGTGCTGGCCAGCATGGGCGTGATGTTGCTGTACCGTCCGCCCAGTGCCTGGGTGAAGTGA
- a CDS encoding riboflavin synthase yields the protein MFTGIIEAVGHIQSMQPRGGDVRLYVKTGKLSLDDVKLGDSIAVNGVCLTAVELPGDGFWADVSQETIRRTALSRLKEGSKVNLEKALTPSTRLGGHLVSGHVDGVGKVLSMNEDARSWHFRIEAPANLARYIAEKGSITVDGTSLTVNSVDGAVFDLNIVPHTMQETVMGGYQVGAPVNLEVDLIARYLERLLLGDKAAESGAGSSTLSMSFLAENGFLKP from the coding sequence ATGTTTACAGGCATTATTGAAGCAGTCGGTCATATTCAGAGCATGCAGCCACGCGGTGGTGATGTGCGCCTGTACGTCAAGACCGGCAAGCTGAGTCTGGACGACGTCAAGCTGGGTGATAGCATTGCCGTCAACGGCGTCTGCCTGACCGCAGTTGAACTGCCGGGTGATGGCTTCTGGGCGGATGTCAGCCAGGAAACCATTCGCCGTACCGCTCTGTCGCGGCTCAAGGAAGGCAGCAAGGTCAATCTTGAAAAAGCCCTGACGCCGTCAACACGGCTCGGTGGCCATCTGGTCAGCGGTCATGTTGATGGCGTCGGCAAAGTGCTTTCCATGAACGAAGATGCGCGCTCCTGGCATTTCCGTATTGAAGCGCCAGCCAATCTGGCGCGCTACATCGCCGAGAAAGGCTCGATTACTGTCGATGGCACCAGCCTGACGGTCAACAGCGTGGACGGCGCCGTGTTCGATCTGAACATCGTGCCGCATACCATGCAGGAGACTGTGATGGGCGGGTATCAGGTCGGCGCTCCGGTCAATCTCGAAGTTGACCTGATTGCGCGCTACCTCGAACGTCTGCTGCTGGGTGACAAGGCGGCTGAATCCGGCGCTGGCAGCAGCACGCTAAGTATGTCCTTTCTGGCCGAAAACGGCTTCCTGAAGCCTTGA
- a CDS encoding phosphatidylglycerophosphatase A: MTDLQPHAPASVWRNPIHFLAFGFGSGAIPKAPGTWGTLAAVPFVLIWQQLPLAGYVLVLVVATLLGIWLCDRTAKDMGVHDHGGIVWDEFVGLWLTMLLAPPGWLWLLAGFALFRLFDIWKPWPIGWVDRRVGGGFGIMLDDLLAGLMALLVLLAAELLI, translated from the coding sequence ATGACTGACCTGCAGCCGCACGCTCCCGCTTCCGTGTGGCGCAACCCGATCCATTTTCTCGCCTTCGGCTTCGGCAGTGGGGCGATTCCCAAGGCTCCGGGTACCTGGGGCACACTTGCCGCCGTGCCCTTTGTACTGATCTGGCAACAGTTGCCGCTGGCCGGGTATGTGCTGGTGCTGGTGGTCGCAACCCTGCTGGGTATCTGGTTGTGTGACCGCACCGCCAAGGATATGGGCGTGCATGATCACGGCGGCATCGTCTGGGACGAATTCGTTGGCCTGTGGCTGACCATGTTGCTGGCGCCACCGGGATGGCTATGGCTGTTGGCCGGTTTTGCGCTGTTCCGATTGTTTGATATCTGGAAACCCTGGCCAATTGGCTGGGTAGATCGGCGGGTCGGCGGCGGCTTCGGCATCATGCTGGACGATCTTCTCGCCGGCCTCATGGCGCTGCTGGTATTGTTAGCAGCCGAACTGTTGATCTGA
- a CDS encoding ABC transporter substrate-binding protein, translated as MRAGWLAGLLLFCLPLAAAPRVVSLAPFLTDMVVQLDAVDQLVGVLDDGQLPLELESVPRIGSHQSLSRELILAQNPDLILAWTSGNPPELLDTLETWGIRVERFDPQRLADITQMTRRLGVLLERPAAAETLLSGYEQKLQRLHRPVTNNAPRVFVQLWDEPLYTVSDNQLIGDALRHCGARNVFADLSIYAPQVGLESVLAADPDMILVVDDQPAAGHPWLRRWRQFPQMRAVREGQLKVMNGDSLVRPTPQIVHGLQRLCRLVAPAA; from the coding sequence ATGCGCGCCGGCTGGCTGGCCGGGCTGTTGCTGTTTTGCCTACCGCTGGCAGCGGCTCCCCGGGTAGTCAGTCTGGCGCCGTTTCTTACCGATATGGTCGTGCAGCTGGACGCCGTAGATCAGCTGGTCGGTGTGCTGGACGACGGGCAACTGCCCCTTGAGCTGGAAAGCGTACCCCGCATCGGTAGCCATCAAAGCCTGTCCCGCGAGCTGATCCTGGCGCAGAATCCCGATCTGATTCTGGCCTGGACCTCAGGCAACCCCCCTGAATTACTCGACACCCTGGAAACCTGGGGTATTCGGGTCGAGCGTTTTGATCCCCAACGATTGGCTGATATCACCCAGATGACCCGTCGACTGGGCGTTTTGCTGGAGCGCCCAGCGGCGGCGGAAACGTTGCTTAGCGGCTATGAGCAGAAACTGCAGCGTCTGCACCGGCCTGTGACGAACAACGCCCCACGGGTATTCGTGCAGCTCTGGGACGAGCCTTTGTATACGGTCAGCGATAACCAGTTGATTGGTGATGCCTTGCGCCACTGCGGCGCGCGCAACGTGTTTGCAGATCTGTCGATTTACGCACCCCAGGTTGGGCTTGAGAGTGTGCTTGCGGCAGATCCGGATATGATTCTGGTAGTGGATGACCAGCCTGCAGCCGGGCATCCGTGGCTTCGACGCTGGCGTCAGTTTCCGCAAATGCGAGCGGTGCGCGAAGGGCAATTGAAGGTAATGAACGGCGATAGCCTGGTTCGACCAACGCCGCAAATTGTCCATGGTTTGCAGCGCTTATGTCGGCTGGTGGCACCGGCTGCATGA
- a CDS encoding TIGR02281 family clan AA aspartic protease, producing MLRLSVLLLLSPAAVADPSVRVVGLFAGAAVVNIDGQRHMLRIGQPGPQGIELVAADSTTATLRINGQTRQFGMQRDYTDGFAERATTQVSIPRGRGGHYRVTGSINGQTVQFMVDTGATSVAMSSFEAQRLGIDYRVTGSEVRATTASGQVAGYRVTLARVKVGDVELTNVDGLILEGGFPTEVLLGNSYLNRIRMVDQNGTLILESR from the coding sequence CTGTTGCGCCTGAGTGTGCTGCTGTTGCTCAGCCCCGCAGCCGTCGCCGATCCGTCAGTGAGAGTGGTCGGTCTGTTTGCTGGCGCCGCGGTGGTCAATATTGACGGTCAGCGGCATATGTTGCGGATCGGTCAGCCCGGCCCCCAAGGTATTGAGCTGGTAGCCGCAGACAGCACCACCGCCACGCTGCGCATCAACGGCCAGACTCGCCAGTTCGGCATGCAGCGCGACTACACCGACGGATTCGCTGAGCGCGCCACTACCCAGGTAAGCATCCCGCGCGGCAGGGGTGGACACTACCGTGTCACCGGCTCGATCAACGGCCAGACCGTTCAGTTTATGGTCGACACCGGAGCGACCAGCGTCGCCATGAGCTCTTTCGAGGCACAGCGGCTGGGCATCGACTATCGGGTCACCGGCTCCGAAGTGCGGGCCACTACCGCTAGTGGTCAGGTTGCGGGCTACCGGGTAACGCTTGCCCGGGTCAAAGTGGGCGATGTCGAACTGACCAATGTCGACGGTCTGATTCTGGAAGGCGGCTTTCCCACCGAAGTATTGCTCGGCAACAGCTATCTGAACCGCATACGTATGGTGGACCAGAACGGCACCCTGATATTGGAAAGCCGCTGA
- the nusB gene encoding transcription antitermination factor NusB has protein sequence MSESDSQPVTAGKPKASARRKARSFALQALYGWHVADLPLSDIEAQYRTDNDFAKVDGAYFHELLTGVGKNLTELDECLATVLDRPVKELDPIELATLRIGVYELMFRIDVPYKVVINEGIELAKTFGATDGHKYVNGILDKLAPRLRSAEVNASRRGR, from the coding sequence GTGAGCGAGTCTGACTCCCAGCCAGTTACCGCCGGCAAGCCCAAGGCTTCAGCCCGGCGCAAGGCTCGCAGCTTCGCGCTGCAAGCGCTCTATGGCTGGCACGTGGCAGACCTGCCGCTGTCCGATATTGAAGCGCAGTATCGTACCGACAACGACTTCGCCAAGGTTGACGGCGCCTATTTTCACGAGCTGTTGACCGGCGTGGGCAAGAATCTCACCGAGCTGGATGAGTGCCTGGCTACCGTGCTTGATCGCCCGGTAAAAGAACTCGACCCTATCGAACTCGCAACCTTGCGCATCGGCGTGTACGAATTGATGTTCCGCATTGATGTGCCCTACAAAGTGGTGATCAACGAGGGCATCGAGTTGGCCAAGACCTTCGGTGCGACCGATGGGCACAAATACGTCAACGGTATTCTCGACAAGCTCGCACCGCGCCTGCGCAGTGCCGAAGTCAACGCGTCCCGCCGGGGACGCTGA
- the nrdR gene encoding transcriptional regulator NrdR codes for MHCPFCGANDTKVIDSRLVAEGDQVRRRRECLACQERFTTFETAELVLPRLIKGDGRRQPFDEEKLRAGMLRALEKRPVSVEQIEAAIGHIKHRLRATGEREVKAMVVGEMVMNELKQLDEVAYIRFASVYRRFQDLNQFREEIERLSRRDKDEPDA; via the coding sequence ATGCACTGTCCCTTCTGTGGTGCCAATGACACCAAAGTGATCGATTCGCGTCTGGTGGCCGAAGGCGACCAGGTACGCCGGCGGCGCGAATGCCTGGCCTGTCAGGAACGCTTTACTACCTTTGAAACCGCCGAGCTGGTGCTGCCGCGCCTGATCAAGGGTGACGGCCGTCGTCAGCCCTTTGATGAGGAGAAGCTGCGCGCGGGCATGCTGCGTGCACTGGAAAAGCGTCCGGTCAGTGTCGAGCAGATCGAGGCTGCCATTGGCCATATCAAGCACCGTCTGCGCGCCACCGGTGAACGTGAAGTGAAGGCGATGGTGGTCGGCGAGATGGTCATGAACGAACTCAAGCAGCTTGATGAGGTAGCTTATATTCGTTTCGCCTCGGTCTACCGCCGCTTCCAGGATCTGAACCAGTTCCGCGAAGAAATCGAACGCCTCTCACGACGTGACAAGGACGAGCCGGATGCCTGA
- the thiL gene encoding thiamine-phosphate kinase, whose product MGEFELIHRYFQGPALEAAGDVGAITLGIGDDAALLQPDPDKQCVVSTDSLVLGTHFPEHYLPADLGYRALAVAVSDLAAMGARPLGFTLALTLPQVDEDWLAGFAQGLAQAAEDHRICLVGGDTTRGPLNIGVTVIGQVAARKVVRRKGAQPGDLVCVGGPLGDGGAGLAVVLGETLPEQLSDAAREYLAKRFWRPRAQCELGLELAGIASAGLDVSDGLLADAGHLARSSDVALHMRYADLPCSPALQAWPEAQRREWMLGAGDDYVLLFTLPVASRSCLDVWLSQGHQVKVIGEVVAGQGVWLDDGQQLVNMDSLAGYQHFKDTTDD is encoded by the coding sequence CTGGGTGAGTTTGAACTGATCCACCGCTACTTCCAGGGTCCTGCCCTGGAAGCGGCGGGCGACGTTGGGGCCATTACCCTGGGTATTGGTGATGACGCCGCTCTGCTGCAGCCCGACCCAGATAAGCAGTGTGTGGTTTCTACTGACAGTCTGGTGCTCGGCACTCATTTCCCCGAACATTATCTGCCCGCTGATCTGGGTTACCGCGCGCTTGCCGTCGCGGTGAGCGACTTGGCGGCGATGGGCGCCAGGCCGTTGGGCTTTACCTTGGCGCTGACGTTGCCGCAGGTTGACGAAGACTGGCTGGCGGGTTTTGCCCAGGGTCTGGCCCAGGCGGCCGAGGATCACCGTATTTGTCTGGTCGGTGGCGATACCACGCGCGGCCCGTTGAATATTGGCGTGACGGTTATCGGCCAGGTTGCCGCGCGCAAGGTAGTCCGCCGCAAAGGCGCACAACCGGGAGACCTGGTGTGCGTGGGTGGCCCATTGGGTGATGGTGGCGCAGGTCTGGCGGTAGTGCTTGGCGAAACGCTTCCCGAACAGCTCAGCGATGCCGCGCGAGAGTATCTCGCCAAGCGTTTTTGGCGGCCTCGCGCTCAGTGCGAACTGGGACTTGAGTTGGCTGGCATTGCCAGTGCTGGCTTGGATGTATCAGACGGGCTGCTGGCAGATGCCGGTCATCTCGCGCGGAGCAGCGATGTGGCTTTGCATATGCGCTATGCCGACCTGCCTTGCTCCCCCGCGCTACAGGCCTGGCCTGAGGCGCAACGCCGGGAGTGGATGCTGGGTGCGGGTGATGACTATGTGCTGCTTTTTACTCTTCCGGTCGCCAGCCGCTCCTGCCTTGATGTGTGGTTATCCCAGGGCCACCAGGTAAAGGTGATTGGTGAAGTGGTTGCAGGGCAGGGGGTGTGGCTGGATGATGGGCAGCAACTGGTGAACATGGATAGCCTCGCGGGCTACCAACACTTCAAGGATACAACCGATGACTGA
- the ribD gene encoding bifunctional diaminohydroxyphosphoribosylaminopyrimidine deaminase/5-amino-6-(5-phosphoribosylamino)uracil reductase RibD, whose translation MPDQDTLDSRMMARALQLAYKGLYTTEPNPRVGCVLVRDGEIVGEGWHARAGEGHAEVNALAQAGAQARGATAYVTLEPCSHTGKTPPCADALIEAGVARVVAAMQDPNPLVAGKGLARLQQAGIEVECGLQEAEARALNPGFIKRMQTGMPYVRVKLAMSLDGRTAMASGESQWITGPDARSDVQRLRARSGAVISGADAVLLDDSALTVRAAELGLPEAEAAAAAARQPLRVLVDGRLRVPLENRLFREAGPLLVACKLLRGRVQGYVFAGAELLTLPDKAQEYVDLKALLQELAKRGCNEVLVESGARLAGAFVNAGLVDELVVYMAPRLLGSRARPLLELPFDNMAEAMQLEVTDMRVVGRDWRITARPVFPS comes from the coding sequence ATGCCTGATCAGGACACTCTCGACAGCCGCATGATGGCCCGCGCACTGCAGCTAGCCTATAAAGGCCTGTACACCACCGAACCCAATCCCCGTGTTGGCTGTGTGCTGGTACGTGATGGCGAGATTGTCGGCGAGGGCTGGCATGCCCGCGCGGGCGAAGGTCACGCGGAAGTCAATGCACTGGCGCAGGCTGGCGCGCAGGCACGTGGGGCCACGGCCTATGTGACCTTGGAGCCGTGTAGCCACACCGGCAAAACCCCGCCCTGTGCCGACGCCTTGATTGAGGCGGGTGTCGCTCGCGTAGTGGCAGCCATGCAGGATCCCAATCCCCTGGTCGCGGGCAAAGGTTTGGCGCGCTTGCAACAGGCAGGTATTGAGGTTGAATGCGGGCTTCAGGAAGCCGAAGCCCGCGCGTTGAACCCTGGTTTCATCAAGCGCATGCAGACCGGCATGCCCTATGTGCGCGTCAAGTTGGCCATGAGCCTGGATGGCCGCACGGCCATGGCCAGCGGTGAAAGCCAGTGGATAACCGGGCCTGACGCCCGCTCTGACGTGCAGCGCTTGCGTGCGCGCAGCGGTGCGGTAATCAGCGGCGCCGACGCGGTGCTGCTGGATGATTCTGCCCTGACAGTGCGTGCCGCCGAGTTGGGCTTGCCTGAGGCAGAAGCGGCCGCCGCAGCGGCCCGGCAGCCACTGCGGGTGTTGGTCGATGGGCGCTTGCGCGTGCCGTTGGAAAATCGCCTGTTCCGTGAGGCGGGCCCCTTGCTGGTGGCTTGCAAGTTGTTGCGCGGTCGGGTTCAGGGCTATGTGTTTGCTGGCGCCGAACTCCTTACCCTGCCGGATAAGGCGCAGGAGTATGTGGACCTCAAGGCGCTGCTGCAGGAGTTGGCAAAAAGAGGCTGCAATGAAGTGCTGGTGGAGTCCGGAGCACGCTTGGCAGGCGCGTTCGTCAATGCCGGGCTGGTAGATGAGTTAGTGGTGTATATGGCGCCAAGGCTGCTGGGCAGCCGGGCGCGACCCTTGTTGGAATTGCCCTTCGACAACATGGCCGAGGCCATGCAGCTTGAAGTGACCGACATGCGGGTTGTCGGCCGTGACTGGCGAATCACGGCGCGACCGGTTTTCCCTTCCTGA
- the ribA gene encoding GTP cyclohydrolase II, producing the protein MSVTFVASSKLPTRWGTFTMHGFLEQDTGKEHVVLTMGDVADGKPVLGRLHSECLTGDALFSLRCDCGFQLEAALQAIAEEGRGALLYLRQEGRGIGLMNKIRAYHLQDGGADTVEANEQLGFGADQRDYAICQPILAHLGITSLKLLTNNPRKVKALEGYGLKVTERLPLEFGLNPHNSKYLATKAGKLGHMLGEMHQAEAE; encoded by the coding sequence GTGTCAGTCACCTTTGTTGCGTCATCCAAATTGCCTACCCGATGGGGTACGTTCACCATGCACGGTTTCCTCGAACAGGATACCGGCAAGGAACATGTTGTATTGACCATGGGCGATGTAGCCGATGGCAAGCCTGTGCTCGGCCGGCTGCATTCCGAGTGCCTGACCGGCGACGCGCTGTTCAGTCTGCGTTGTGATTGCGGTTTCCAGCTGGAAGCGGCTTTGCAGGCCATCGCCGAGGAGGGGCGCGGCGCGCTCCTGTATCTGCGCCAGGAAGGCCGGGGCATCGGCCTGATGAACAAGATTCGTGCTTATCACTTGCAAGATGGTGGTGCGGATACCGTCGAGGCCAACGAGCAACTGGGTTTTGGCGCCGATCAGCGTGACTACGCCATCTGCCAGCCAATACTCGCGCATCTGGGTATCACCAGCCTCAAGTTGCTGACCAATAATCCACGCAAGGTCAAAGCATTGGAAGGTTATGGCCTGAAGGTGACTGAACGGCTGCCGCTGGAGTTTGGACTCAACCCGCACAACAGCAAGTATCTGGCGACCAAGGCCGGCAAGCTCGGGCATATGCTTGGCGAGATGCACCAGGCGGAGGCGGAATAA
- the ribBA gene encoding bifunctional 3,4-dihydroxy-2-butanone-4-phosphate synthase/GTP cyclohydrolase II produces MKLNTIEELLEDIRAGKMVILMDDEDRENEGDLIMAAQACQAEHINFMARYGRGLICMPMSLEHCERLKLPLMVQRNNSGFGTKFTVSIEAAVGVSTGISAGDRARTVQAAAAPGAVADDIVSPGHIFPLMAQPGGVLARAGHTEAACDLARMGGFGESGVICEIMNDDGSMSRRPELEAFAEQHNLKIGTIADLIHYRLLNERTVKRVSEQPLETELGTFNLVTYRDSLEGAVHLALTLGKLEPEEPTLVRVHNMDPLRDLFMVKQPERWSLRAAMAKLAEEGHGVVLLLGNQMGADELLHHVNQLAGTDTPERQPTTYNTVGAGSQILRDLGVRKMRLLSKPMKFNAISGFDLEVVEYLPCE; encoded by the coding sequence ATGAAACTCAATACAATCGAAGAACTGCTCGAAGACATTCGGGCTGGCAAGATGGTCATCCTGATGGATGACGAAGATCGCGAGAATGAAGGCGACCTGATCATGGCAGCGCAAGCCTGCCAGGCTGAGCACATCAATTTCATGGCGCGCTATGGTCGCGGCCTGATCTGCATGCCCATGAGCCTCGAGCATTGCGAGCGCTTGAAGCTGCCGTTGATGGTGCAGCGCAACAATTCCGGCTTCGGTACCAAATTTACCGTGTCCATTGAGGCGGCTGTTGGCGTCAGCACCGGTATTTCCGCTGGCGACCGGGCGCGTACAGTGCAGGCAGCAGCTGCGCCGGGCGCGGTGGCTGATGATATCGTCAGCCCCGGACATATCTTCCCGCTGATGGCGCAGCCTGGTGGCGTGCTGGCGCGGGCCGGGCATACCGAGGCAGCCTGTGATCTGGCACGCATGGGCGGGTTTGGCGAGTCCGGGGTGATCTGCGAGATCATGAACGACGACGGCAGCATGTCTCGTCGCCCGGAGCTGGAGGCGTTCGCCGAACAGCACAACCTGAAGATTGGCACCATTGCTGACCTGATTCACTACCGCCTGCTCAACGAGCGCACGGTCAAGCGTGTGTCCGAGCAGCCGCTGGAAACCGAGCTGGGCACCTTCAATCTGGTGACCTACCGCGACAGCCTGGAAGGCGCAGTGCACCTGGCGTTGACCCTGGGCAAGCTGGAGCCGGAGGAGCCGACCTTGGTGCGCGTGCACAATATGGACCCGCTGCGCGACCTGTTCATGGTCAAGCAGCCGGAGCGTTGGAGCTTGCGTGCGGCCATGGCCAAACTGGCCGAGGAAGGTCATGGCGTGGTACTGCTGCTGGGCAACCAGATGGGCGCCGACGAGCTGTTGCATCACGTCAACCAGTTGGCCGGCACCGATACGCCCGAACGCCAGCCGACCACCTACAATACGGTAGGCGCCGGTTCACAGATTCTGCGCGACCTCGGCGTGCGCAAGATGCGCCTGCTGTCCAAGCCAATGAAGTTCAACGCCATATCCGGCTTTGATCTGGAAGTAGTAGAATATCTGCCCTGCGAATAA